A genomic segment from Lytechinus variegatus isolate NC3 chromosome 10, Lvar_3.0, whole genome shotgun sequence encodes:
- the LOC121422571 gene encoding trichohyalin-like gives MSDEPTRVIPAFQHQLADVIEYDKYVFLNDINVEQIDDFIHMLKDQASLMKSSGESSAMPRVEDEMDEEMEAEYEEEEQQQEKEEEDEEMKKEQQQQEREEKEEQQQEREEKDEQEQQQEREKEQQQREREEEEQQQQQKERKEKEKEEQQQQEEREEKDEQQQQEREKEEKDEQQQEREEEEKEQQQQQEREEEEQQGRSRRSSSSRRKERRRRTRKWRKISSKDEQEEEQQQQEREEEKEEEQQQDQREEEGEQQQQQGREKEEKEEEQQQDQREEEGEQQQQEREEEDEEMDEEQQQQKKREKEKDEEIQEEQQQEREEEIRKGQTKEGEMLEEETESEGEGNQDRSPSEDVEKFSDLKLQEEERKGKPLEEMEPLGVNPKEQQLIGHVGDKIHSELQLKKQEKKCQIVEEVGQQEEAELRGENAPPEHQVTVDDLWRGVGAAEDRGNQKKTGEEGRDKEEDLAEGPNRKRRNKWWHKLLCCF, from the exons ATGAGTGACGAAC CAACTCGAGTTATTCCAGCATTTCAACACCAGCTTGCTGACGTCATAGAATATGACAAATATGTATTTCTAAATGACATTAATGTTGAGCAAATAGATGACTTCATCCACATGCTCAAGGACCAGGCATCTTTGATGAAATCATCTGGTGAATCTTCGGCAATGCCGAGGGTTGAGGATGAGATGGATGAAGAGATGGAGGCGGAATACGAGGAGGAGGAGCAGCAgcaggagaaggaggaggaagacgaaGAGATGAAAAaggagcagcagcagcaggaaagggaggagaaggaggagcaGCAGCAGGAAAGGGAGGAGAAGGACGAGCAGGAGCAGCAGCAGGAAAGGGAGAAGGAGCAGCAGCAACGGGAAAGGGAGGAAgaggagcagcagcagcagcagaaggaaaggaaggagaaggagaaggaggagcagcagcagcaggAGGAAAGGGAGGAGAAGGACGAGCAGCAGCAGCAGGAaagggagaaggaggagaaggacgAGCAGCAGCAGGaaagggaggaggaggagaaggagcagcagcagcaacaggaaagggaggaggaggagcagca GGGGAGAAGTAGgaggagcagcagcagcagaaggaaagagaggaggaggaggacgaGGAAATGGAGGAAGATAAGCAGCA AGGACGAGCAGGAGGAGGAGCAGCAGCAACAGGAaagggaggaggagaaggaggaggagcagCAGCAGGATCAAAGGGAGGAGGAGGGagagcagcagcagcagcagggaagggagaaggaggagaaggaggaggagcagCAGCAGGATCaaagggaggaggagggggagcaGCAGCAGCAAGAAAGGGAGGAGGAGGACGAGGAAATGGATgaggagcagcagcagcagaagaaaagggagaaggagAAGGACGAGGAAATTCAGGAGGAGCAGCAGCAGGAAAGGGAGGAGGAAATAAGGAAGGGTCAAACCAAGGAGGGTGAGATGCTGGAAGAGGAGACGGAATCAGAAGGAGAGGGCAACCAGGATCGGAGCCCAAGTGAGGATGTTGAGAAGTTCAGTGATCTAAAGCTTCaggaggaagaaaggaagggtaAACCTTTGGAGGAGATGGAACCTTTAGGGGTGAACCCAAAGGAGCAACAGCTCATTGGACATGTTGGAGACAAGATTCACAGTGAGCTACAGCTCAAGAAGCAAGAGAAGAAGTGTCAGATTGTGGAGGAGGTGGGTCAACAGGAGGAGGCGGAATTAAGAGGGGAGAATGCGCCACCGGAACACCAGGTGACGGTTGACGATCTGTGGAGAGGAGTGGGGGCAGCAGAGGACCGAGGGAATCAAAAGAAGACTGGAGAAGAGGGCAGGGATAAAGAAGAAGACTTGGCTGAGGGACCGAACAGAAAAAGGAGGAACAAATGGTGGCATAAATTATTATGCTGCTTCTGA